Proteins encoded in a region of the Balaenoptera musculus isolate JJ_BM4_2016_0621 chromosome 5, mBalMus1.pri.v3, whole genome shotgun sequence genome:
- the LOC118895283 gene encoding putative tripartite motif-containing protein 75, whose amino-acid sequence MAAAAALAGLQPEANCSICLEGLRDPVTMECGHNFCRFCIQRSVLGSPGRQVPLPRVPPPVPRAAGEEQHPAGQDDPGGQAAPEQLEQPEEERGAAPGHLVRPVGEAAADHRQRLGAHVEPLKRRVADAHSLVAAQDRQLPELRELVPRQRLDLASELRQLSRSVDREQEAVVARLVQEEQDIQEQLGVNITAFSDHICELRGLLQEVTERSVLPGARLLSGIGGVLGRCERLKCPDVYSFQLRREGCSLPPQPSALQKIIQKFREDVTLDPETAHPNLLVSEDRKSVTFARSRQLFPPRAQTFCTEPAVLGSLGFASGRRYWEGRVGGAAWAVGVCADSASRTGAGRLEGQRRLWTLGLRGGDCEARGPGGAVPLELKEESGGIGVYLDCELGAISFYSWKDRSHIHSFTDKFSEILKSYFSLSDAILNLLQSKQ is encoded by the exons ATGGCAGCGGCAGCGGCCCTGGCTGGACTCCAGCCAGAAGCCAATTGTTCCATCTGTCTGGAGGGCCTGAGAGACCCCGTCACCATGGAGTGCGGGCACAACTTCTGCCGCTTCTGCATCCAGCGGTCCGTCCTGGGCTCACCTGGAAGACAGGTTCCCTTGCCCCGTGTGCCGCCACCAGTGCCAAGAGCGGCCGGTGAGGAGCAACACCCAGCTGGGCAGGATGATCCAGGCGGCCAGGCTGCTCCCGAGCAGCTAGAGCAACCGGAGGAGGAGCGAGGAGCCGCGCCT GGCCACTTGGTGAGGCCGGTGGGCGAGGCCGCGGCTGACCACCGGCAGAGGCTCGGCGCTCACGTGGAGCCTTTGAAGAGGCGGGTGGCAGATGCCCACAGCCTGGTGGCCGCGCAGGACAGACAGCTGCCGGAGCTGCGGGAGCTGGTGCCGCGCCAGCGGCTGGATCTGGCCTCGGAGCTCCGGCAGCTGAGCCGGTCTGTGGACCGCGAGCAGGAGGCCGTCGTGGCGAGGCTGGTCCAGGAGGAGCAGGACATCCAGGAGCAGCTGGGCGTCAACATCACCGCCTTCTCAGACCACATCTGCGAGCTGCGGGGCCTCCTGCAGGAGGTGACAGAGAGAAGCGTGCTGCCTGGAGCCAGGCTGCTGAGCGGCATAGGGGGCGTCCTGGGCAGGTGCGAGCGTCTGAAGTGCCCCGACGTCTACTCCTTCCAGCTGAGGCGGGAAGGCTGCAGCCTGCCCCCGCAGCCCTCGGCTCTGCAGAAAATCATTCAGAAGTTCCGGGAGGACGTGACCCTGGACCCCGAGACAGCGCATCCCAACCTGCTCGTGTCCGAGGATAGAAAGTCGGTGACGTTTGCGAGGAGCAGGCAGCTTTTTCCCCCAAGAGCGCAGACATTCTGCACGGAGCCTGCGGTGCTGGGCTCATTGGGCTTTGCCAGCGGCAGGCGGTACTGGGAGGGGCGGGTGGGCGGGGCCGCGTGGGCCGTGGGCGTCTGCGCAGACTCCGCCTCCAGGACCGGCGCTGGGCGCCTGGAGGGACAGAGACGCCTCTGGACTCTGGGGCTGCGCGGAGGGGATTGTGAGGCCCGCGGGCCGGGGGGCGCCGTTCCCCTGGAGCTGAAGGAGGAGTCTGGCGGGATCGGTGTGTATCTGGACTGTGAGTTGGGCGCGATTTCCTTCTACAGTTGGAAGGACAGGTCCCACATCCACTCTTTCACCGATAAATTTTCTGAGATCCTAAAGTCCTATTTCTCTCTATCGGATGCTATACTCAACCTCTTACAATCTAAGCAGTAA